Proteins from a genomic interval of Symmachiella macrocystis:
- a CDS encoding macro domain-containing protein: MTTSDRVQFIVGDITALEVDAVVTAANESLIGGGGVDGAVHAAAGPGLFEECRSIGLCPEGEARLTGGYLLPAKHIIHTVGPVYEDGSFGEANVLRSAYESSLRLAEENAIRSIAFPCIATGTYGFPNAAACEIAVDTVTKWLECHESPEFIVFCCFEEPDISLYRERLSNAVT; this comes from the coding sequence ATGACGACTAGCGATCGCGTTCAATTCATCGTCGGGGATATTACCGCATTAGAGGTTGATGCCGTTGTCACCGCTGCGAATGAATCTCTTATTGGTGGGGGTGGGGTCGATGGAGCAGTACACGCTGCAGCTGGCCCTGGATTATTTGAAGAATGCCGGTCCATCGGGCTTTGTCCTGAAGGCGAAGCGCGCCTCACTGGCGGCTATCTCTTGCCCGCGAAACATATCATTCATACCGTCGGCCCAGTTTACGAGGACGGTTCATTCGGCGAAGCAAACGTGCTTCGCTCTGCTTACGAATCATCACTGCGTTTGGCGGAAGAGAATGCGATTCGATCCATCGCCTTCCCTTGTATCGCCACTGGTACGTATGGATTTCCCAACGCCGCCGCCTGCGAAATTGCGGTCGACACGGTCACTAAATGGCTAGAATGTCATGAGTCTCCTGAATTTATCGTATTCTGCTGTTTTGAAGAACCGGATATCTCGCTCTACCGCGAGCGACTAAGTAACGCAGTCACGTAG
- a CDS encoding Gfo/Idh/MocA family protein, whose product MSQVGVALIGSQFISSIHYESLQRVAAAEVRAVASRTEEHVRQFAEERGIPHWTTDYRELLKRDDIDMVVLGVPNYLHCEITVAAAQAGKHVVVEKPMAMNVAECDEMIAACHIAGVKLMYAEELCFTPKYVRLKKLADEGALGDLFLIKQSEKHDGPHAPWFWDVEKSGGGVMLDMGCHGIEFARWILGRPPITSVYCDLKLNMHADKTRGDDTSILIVDFEGGATAYIEESWAKLGGMDDRAEVHGTGGVAYADILQGTSIQTYSKEGYGYAVEKAGDTKGWSYTIYEEAWNYGFPQEMEHFVHCVRDDQQPCITGHDGRAVMEVLYAAYASAGQGRRIDLPFETDAKTPFELWGGVKE is encoded by the coding sequence ATGTCGCAAGTCGGCGTCGCTCTAATCGGTTCGCAGTTCATCTCCAGTATTCACTATGAGTCGCTGCAGCGCGTCGCCGCTGCCGAGGTCCGCGCGGTTGCTTCGCGGACCGAAGAGCATGTGCGGCAATTCGCCGAGGAACGCGGCATCCCCCATTGGACCACCGACTACCGTGAACTGCTCAAACGCGACGACATCGACATGGTCGTGCTTGGCGTGCCGAATTATCTGCATTGCGAGATTACCGTCGCCGCCGCCCAAGCGGGTAAGCATGTTGTCGTCGAAAAACCGATGGCAATGAATGTCGCCGAGTGCGACGAAATGATCGCCGCTTGCCACATCGCCGGCGTGAAGTTGATGTATGCGGAGGAACTTTGCTTTACTCCCAAATACGTGCGACTCAAAAAACTGGCCGACGAAGGAGCGCTGGGCGATCTGTTTTTGATCAAGCAATCCGAAAAACACGACGGTCCGCACGCCCCTTGGTTTTGGGACGTGGAAAAAAGTGGCGGTGGGGTCATGCTCGACATGGGTTGCCACGGCATCGAATTTGCCCGCTGGATTTTAGGCCGCCCGCCGATCACCAGCGTCTATTGTGACCTGAAGCTAAACATGCACGCCGACAAAACCCGCGGCGACGACACGAGCATTCTCATTGTCGACTTCGAAGGAGGCGCGACCGCTTACATCGAAGAATCCTGGGCCAAGCTGGGCGGCATGGATGACCGCGCCGAAGTCCACGGCACCGGCGGCGTCGCCTATGCGGATATTCTGCAAGGCACATCAATCCAAACCTACTCCAAGGAGGGTTACGGCTACGCTGTCGAAAAAGCGGGGGACACCAAAGGCTGGAGTTATACAATCTACGAGGAGGCTTGGAACTACGGTTTCCCGCAAGAGATGGAGCACTTCGTCCACTGTGTCCGCGACGACCAGCAGCCATGCATCACTGGCCACGACGGCCGCGCCGTCATGGAAGTCCTCTACGCCGCCTACGCCAGCGCCGGCCAAGGCCGCCGCATCGACCTGCCCTTTGAAACCGATGCTAAGACGCCGTTTGAACTTTGGGGCGGGGTGAAAGAGTAG
- a CDS encoding thioredoxin domain-containing protein produces MKLPMSLRARVLLLTFNLAVVSCGVGIAAAAEEKPDAQNENRLAHETSPYLLLHAHNPVDWYPWGPEALAKAKEENKPIFLSIGYSSCYWCHVMEREVFSNPEIAKYMNEHFVNIKVDREERPDIDELYMTALRVYYQALGAPQAGGWPLSMFLTPDTKPLVGGTYFPPVNRGGKISFPELTEKVISIWTDQRKQAQANADFLTTHLKRAMKPNPLLKKVTLDRELLDGISAAITADYDEQYGGFGFSADNDQQPKFPTPTKLAYLQYQAAAHDDKAAAAMVNNTLDHMADGGIWDHLGGGFHRYSTDRLWRVPHFEKMLYDNAQLADIYVAAFEQTGNEKYRRVAEGIFDFIQRDMTAAEGGFYSAIDAESDAVEGKSYLWSAEEVNEVLPEADAKMFAMAYGLNDDPELEGRHVLRRVADTAAVAEEFGISVEEAEQYLKNARTKLLAVRDKRKTPLTDDKVMVDWNGLMIRALANAGAALNRPDYIQSAEKAADFILNNMRGPQGGLLHTYRDGKAKFAAYADDYAFFVEGLLALHAATGEEKWLAVAQRLTDLQLELFWDKELGGCYFTSLGHEELLARSKQTFDSARPSGNSVTIRNLLRLAARTQDASYQEKAAQALQTFSPLLEQAPLGVTNMALGAAEYLDKPDLGTRKSGKQDQSAVTTAPPKIRLASALQQKKKEPEIVTGKAYLSVDKLPPGKTCEVIVVLKIDGGWHINANPAGDEFALATEFTMNSKLKTKLGKVQYPKGKKMAVAGFDNPLSVYSKFAALRATLEVPAAAAGQKEELLLSIHYQACDDKRCLRPTKLELKVPIAVAREGEPVKKINQKLFAKKRKNKKRDDN; encoded by the coding sequence ATGAAGTTGCCAATGTCGTTACGGGCGCGCGTTTTGTTGTTAACGTTTAACCTCGCGGTCGTCTCTTGCGGAGTGGGTATTGCTGCCGCTGCCGAAGAGAAACCGGACGCCCAAAATGAAAACCGCCTGGCCCATGAAACCAGTCCCTATCTGTTGTTGCATGCCCACAATCCCGTCGATTGGTACCCGTGGGGACCGGAGGCGTTGGCGAAGGCGAAAGAGGAAAACAAGCCGATCTTTCTGTCGATCGGTTACAGCAGTTGTTATTGGTGTCACGTCATGGAACGTGAGGTGTTTTCCAATCCGGAAATCGCCAAGTACATGAACGAACATTTTGTGAATATCAAAGTCGACCGGGAGGAACGCCCCGATATCGATGAGTTGTACATGACGGCGCTGCGTGTTTATTACCAGGCCCTTGGCGCGCCGCAAGCGGGAGGCTGGCCGCTCTCGATGTTTCTGACTCCCGACACAAAACCGCTGGTCGGCGGGACCTATTTTCCACCCGTCAACAGAGGGGGGAAAATCAGTTTTCCCGAGTTGACGGAGAAGGTGATTTCGATTTGGACCGACCAGCGCAAACAAGCCCAGGCCAATGCCGACTTTCTAACGACACACCTCAAGCGTGCGATGAAACCGAATCCCCTGCTTAAAAAGGTCACGTTGGATCGCGAATTACTCGACGGCATCTCCGCGGCGATCACGGCTGACTATGACGAGCAATACGGCGGATTTGGTTTCAGTGCCGACAACGATCAACAGCCGAAGTTTCCCACGCCGACAAAACTCGCCTACTTGCAATATCAAGCGGCTGCGCACGACGACAAGGCTGCGGCAGCGATGGTCAATAACACCTTAGATCACATGGCCGACGGCGGTATCTGGGATCATTTGGGCGGTGGGTTTCATCGTTACAGCACGGATCGATTATGGCGCGTCCCGCATTTTGAAAAGATGCTCTACGACAACGCGCAGCTTGCCGATATTTATGTCGCGGCATTCGAGCAAACCGGCAACGAAAAATATCGCCGGGTCGCCGAAGGGATCTTTGATTTCATTCAACGCGACATGACCGCAGCCGAGGGGGGATTCTACTCAGCTATCGATGCCGAATCCGATGCGGTCGAAGGCAAGTCGTACCTCTGGTCGGCCGAGGAAGTCAACGAGGTTCTCCCGGAAGCGGACGCCAAAATGTTCGCCATGGCCTATGGACTCAACGACGATCCGGAGCTTGAAGGCCGGCACGTTCTGCGGCGCGTGGCCGACACAGCTGCGGTGGCCGAGGAATTTGGCATCTCCGTTGAAGAAGCCGAGCAATATCTAAAAAACGCGCGCACGAAGTTGTTGGCAGTGCGCGATAAGCGGAAGACGCCGCTCACCGACGATAAGGTGATGGTCGATTGGAATGGGTTGATGATTCGCGCCTTGGCCAACGCTGGCGCGGCACTGAACCGGCCAGATTACATCCAATCCGCCGAGAAGGCTGCTGATTTTATCCTCAACAACATGCGCGGCCCGCAAGGGGGGCTGTTGCACACCTATCGGGACGGCAAGGCCAAATTCGCGGCCTATGCGGATGACTACGCATTTTTCGTCGAGGGATTGTTAGCCTTGCATGCCGCGACCGGTGAGGAAAAATGGCTGGCTGTGGCGCAGCGACTGACCGATCTACAGTTGGAGTTGTTCTGGGACAAAGAGCTGGGAGGCTGTTACTTCACCTCGCTGGGACATGAAGAACTATTGGCCCGTAGCAAACAAACATTCGACTCCGCCCGTCCGTCGGGCAACAGTGTCACCATCCGCAATTTGTTGCGGCTCGCCGCACGGACTCAGGACGCAAGCTATCAAGAAAAAGCCGCGCAAGCACTCCAAACATTTTCCCCGCTGCTGGAACAAGCCCCGCTGGGAGTGACCAACATGGCTTTGGGGGCGGCTGAATACCTCGACAAGCCGGACTTGGGCACTCGCAAATCCGGCAAACAAGATCAGAGCGCGGTCACCACCGCACCGCCGAAGATTCGACTGGCCTCAGCACTGCAACAGAAAAAGAAGGAGCCGGAAATCGTCACCGGCAAGGCGTACCTGTCGGTCGACAAACTTCCGCCGGGCAAAACCTGTGAGGTGATTGTCGTGCTCAAAATCGACGGCGGTTGGCACATCAACGCCAATCCCGCCGGCGACGAGTTTGCTTTGGCAACGGAATTCACGATGAATTCCAAACTCAAGACCAAACTCGGCAAGGTGCAGTACCCCAAGGGTAAAAAAATGGCGGTCGCCGGATTCGATAACCCACTGTCGGTGTATTCCAAATTCGCGGCCCTACGCGCCACACTGGAAGTCCCCGCTGCGGCAGCCGGTCAAAAGGAAGAACTGCTGCTGAGTATCCATTACCAAGCCTGCGATGACAAACGTTGCCTACGGCCCACGAAGCTGGAACTCAAAGTTCCCATTGCCGTCGCCCGCGAAGGGGAACCAGTCAAAAAGATCAACCAAAAGTTGTTCGCTAAGAAGAGAAAAAACAAAAAACGGGATGACAATTAG
- a CDS encoding YkgJ family cysteine cluster protein: MSMCDSCHAGCCRSYAVPISGADIIRITSDLGLSFWDFVCRWEDPDGEIAQKYAPHFHFEDEPEMPFVMCLIRGESQTWPGTGKCMFLEESPVTKEHPLGTASCGIYSSRPAACRAFPTKLNPSSELAIICDVPDRGRPSTDPIYELCPGPWEKEDFDAIHTVQDLIVAEYEMQFFNRIASAWNRQPGPFSAFPDFVNTVYSQRIRKQTAEDVARNDRPDSDLKRAA, encoded by the coding sequence ATGAGTATGTGTGACTCGTGCCATGCCGGCTGTTGTCGCTCATATGCCGTGCCGATTTCCGGCGCAGACATCATTCGGATTACGTCCGATTTGGGACTCTCCTTTTGGGACTTCGTCTGCCGTTGGGAGGATCCCGACGGGGAAATCGCCCAAAAGTACGCTCCGCATTTTCATTTTGAAGATGAACCGGAAATGCCGTTTGTGATGTGCCTGATCCGCGGCGAAAGTCAAACATGGCCCGGCACCGGGAAATGCATGTTCCTGGAAGAATCGCCCGTGACCAAAGAGCATCCCTTGGGAACAGCCAGCTGCGGTATCTACTCCAGTCGGCCCGCCGCATGTCGAGCGTTTCCCACAAAACTGAATCCGTCGTCCGAATTGGCCATCATTTGCGATGTTCCCGATCGAGGACGACCGAGCACCGACCCGATCTATGAACTCTGCCCCGGGCCGTGGGAAAAAGAGGATTTTGATGCAATCCACACGGTGCAGGATCTGATCGTCGCCGAATACGAGATGCAGTTCTTCAATCGCATCGCCTCAGCCTGGAATCGCCAGCCCGGCCCGTTTTCCGCCTTCCCGGACTTTGTAAATACGGTGTATTCACAACGGATCCGCAAGCAAACTGCCGAGGACGTCGCTCGCAACGACCGTCCAGATAGCGACCTCAAACGCGCTGCCTAA
- a CDS encoding aminotransferase-like domain-containing protein, producing MSTQQENTNAPPPSRLSLRRHWGGDQPISFLMQQGVANPDCISLAAGLVDQGSLPASEVQAALQEMLADDHLAKRALQYGTTHGNAELRGQLLGHLARLEHVDVDALGVDVNQVILTTGSQQLLSIVGEILLDPDDIVLVAAPTYFVYLGTLNGLGARIIPVATDEDGMRMDALAAKLEEIEAAGDLDRVKLIYLVSYYENPSGISLSAQRRAEAVAIAQRWSKSQRIYILEDAAYRELRYDGPELPSIWSFDTDRQTVILAKTFSKTFAPGLRIGFGVVPAELERPICDRKGNEDFGSANFNQHLLSQVFRMGLYDSHVASLREMYTAKRDAMLKAAETYFGNIPGVSWVHPYGGLYVWMTLPESSDTSLDGQLFREAVQTHGVMYVPGEFSFAGERAERPNHQMRLSYGVQDAAGIDLGMQRLAAAVKSVLAEV from the coding sequence ATGAGCACCCAACAAGAAAACACCAACGCACCTCCCCCGTCGCGGCTCAGTTTGCGCCGGCATTGGGGGGGCGATCAGCCGATTAGCTTTTTGATGCAGCAGGGGGTTGCCAATCCCGACTGTATTTCGCTAGCGGCGGGATTGGTGGATCAAGGTAGTTTGCCCGCCAGCGAAGTTCAAGCCGCGCTGCAAGAGATGCTGGCGGACGACCATCTTGCCAAACGCGCTTTGCAATACGGCACGACGCATGGCAACGCCGAGTTGCGCGGGCAATTGCTTGGGCATCTCGCGCGATTGGAGCATGTCGACGTTGACGCGTTGGGCGTTGATGTCAATCAGGTGATCCTGACAACCGGCTCGCAGCAATTGTTGTCGATCGTGGGAGAAATCCTGCTCGATCCCGATGACATCGTCCTGGTGGCTGCTCCGACGTACTTTGTGTATTTAGGAACGCTCAACGGACTGGGTGCGCGGATCATCCCCGTGGCGACCGACGAGGATGGCATGCGGATGGATGCGCTCGCAGCGAAACTCGAGGAAATCGAAGCTGCCGGGGATCTGGATCGTGTGAAATTGATCTACTTGGTCAGTTACTACGAGAATCCCAGCGGCATCAGCTTGTCCGCACAGCGGCGCGCTGAGGCGGTCGCGATTGCCCAACGATGGTCGAAGTCGCAGCGGATTTACATTTTGGAGGATGCCGCTTATCGGGAATTGCGGTATGACGGCCCGGAATTGCCGAGCATTTGGAGTTTTGATACCGACCGTCAAACGGTGATATTGGCGAAGACATTCTCTAAGACTTTTGCGCCTGGATTGCGAATTGGCTTCGGCGTTGTGCCGGCCGAATTAGAACGTCCCATTTGTGATCGCAAAGGCAATGAAGATTTCGGTTCGGCGAATTTCAATCAACATCTGCTATCGCAGGTGTTCCGCATGGGCCTCTATGACTCGCACGTGGCAAGCCTACGGGAGATGTACACGGCAAAACGCGACGCCATGTTGAAGGCTGCGGAAACTTATTTCGGCAACATTCCCGGGGTGAGCTGGGTGCATCCCTATGGCGGGTTGTATGTCTGGATGACCTTACCCGAGTCGTCCGATACTTCGCTCGATGGCCAACTGTTCCGCGAGGCGGTGCAAACCCACGGCGTGATGTACGTGCCGGGCGAGTTTTCCTTTGCCGGCGAGCGCGCCGAGCGACCCAACCATCAGATGCGGCTCAGTTACGGCGTGCAGGATGCAGCCGGGATCGACCTGGGGATGCAGCGTCTCGCCGCCGCTGTCAAAAGCGTCCTCGCAGAGGTGTGA
- a CDS encoding LOG family protein gives MFCGSQTGSRPEYHQQAAELGRLFVEQGHSLVYGGGQVGLMGIIADAVLAAGGEVVGVIPEQLATKELLHTGVTVMHRVDSMHARKAKMEQLSNAFVALPGGYGTLEELLEIITWAQLGIHRKNIGILNTSGYFDGLIGLVEHAIAESFMRPDHRKLLVVANSPTELLERLQEHELPTTRKWFRAEDS, from the coding sequence GTGTTTTGCGGCTCCCAAACAGGTAGTCGCCCAGAATATCATCAACAAGCGGCCGAATTGGGGCGACTCTTCGTCGAACAAGGACATTCCCTGGTCTATGGCGGAGGGCAGGTCGGCTTGATGGGGATCATCGCTGATGCGGTCTTGGCCGCCGGCGGAGAGGTCGTCGGTGTTATCCCCGAGCAACTGGCAACCAAAGAACTGCTGCACACTGGCGTCACCGTCATGCATCGCGTGGATAGCATGCACGCGCGGAAGGCCAAAATGGAACAACTCTCCAACGCCTTCGTCGCCCTGCCGGGCGGTTACGGCACTTTGGAAGAACTCCTGGAAATCATCACCTGGGCTCAGTTGGGCATCCATCGAAAAAACATCGGGATTCTCAACACCTCCGGCTATTTCGACGGCTTGATTGGTCTGGTCGAACACGCGATTGCTGAGTCGTTTATGCGACCCGATCACCGCAAACTTTTGGTCGTGGCAAACAGCCCCACGGAACTGTTAGAGCGTCTACAGGAACACGAGTTGCCAACCACACGCAAGTGGTTCCGGGCCGAGGATTCTTAG
- a CDS encoding riboflavin synthase produces the protein MFTGLIEGQGVVREIRQEDAGVRLEIQVPTEFAGEGKLGDSIAINGCCLTVIDLRDEVWSFQAGPETLAKTTLGQLTVGSHVNLERSLPADGRLGGHFVQGHVDGVGQVANIESDGEWITIWFSAPSALTYQMVSKGSITVEGVSLTLVEVETDRFSVALIPHTLEVTTLGEKQVGDSVNLETDIIGKYMDKMLGATR, from the coding sequence ATGTTCACCGGGCTGATCGAAGGCCAAGGTGTTGTGCGGGAAATTCGTCAGGAGGACGCGGGTGTGCGCCTGGAGATTCAGGTTCCCACCGAATTTGCCGGCGAAGGAAAACTGGGCGACAGCATCGCGATTAATGGGTGTTGTTTGACAGTCATCGACCTACGGGACGAGGTCTGGAGTTTTCAAGCGGGGCCCGAGACCCTGGCAAAAACCACGCTGGGCCAACTTACGGTTGGAAGTCACGTCAACTTGGAACGCTCACTCCCGGCTGACGGACGATTGGGCGGGCACTTCGTCCAAGGACATGTCGATGGCGTCGGCCAAGTCGCAAACATCGAATCCGATGGCGAATGGATCACCATTTGGTTCTCCGCGCCGTCGGCTTTGACCTATCAAATGGTCTCCAAAGGCTCGATCACCGTCGAAGGCGTGAGCCTCACGCTCGTCGAAGTCGAAACCGACCGATTTAGCGTCGCCCTGATTCCGCACACATTAGAGGTGACAACGCTCGGCGAAAAACAAGTCGGCGATAGCGTGAACCTCGAAACAGATATCATTGGAAAATACATGGATAAAATGTTGGGTGCGACCCGTTAA
- the rsmA gene encoding 16S rRNA (adenine(1518)-N(6)/adenine(1519)-N(6))-dimethyltransferase RsmA yields MSEAERQTQTHLRDLFDSRGISPRKILGQNFLIDLNLVEYIVEQARLTPDDLVLEIGSGTGSMTAMLAAEAGEVISVEVDPVMHKLASEAVMMFDNVTLLNCDALKNKNTFAPEVLAAIAEKLEERPGRKLKLVANLPYVIATPVVSNLVKTELPWSAIIVTIQWELGQRMGARVGSSHYGALSVWLQAQARVKTLKRLRPSVFWPRPKVTSAIVRLLPDAKLKKRILDRDFFQDFVRRLFHHRRKLLRSVLVGMYRKQFSKPDIDSILAPFQFKETARAEELDVKTLVDLAAAFRAALDVPARIAADPT; encoded by the coding sequence ATGTCCGAAGCCGAGCGGCAAACGCAAACACATTTGCGAGATCTCTTTGATTCACGCGGGATCAGTCCGCGCAAAATTCTTGGTCAAAACTTTTTGATCGATTTGAATTTGGTGGAATACATCGTCGAACAGGCGCGCTTGACGCCCGACGATTTGGTTCTGGAAATTGGTTCCGGCACAGGCAGCATGACAGCAATGCTGGCAGCCGAAGCGGGGGAGGTGATATCGGTCGAAGTCGACCCGGTGATGCACAAATTGGCCAGCGAAGCGGTCATGATGTTCGATAATGTAACGTTGCTCAACTGCGACGCGCTGAAGAACAAAAACACTTTCGCACCGGAAGTCTTGGCAGCGATTGCGGAGAAACTAGAAGAGCGACCGGGGCGCAAACTGAAGCTTGTCGCCAATTTGCCCTATGTGATTGCCACGCCGGTGGTCTCGAATCTGGTCAAGACCGAACTCCCCTGGTCAGCGATTATCGTTACGATACAGTGGGAATTGGGGCAACGCATGGGGGCACGGGTTGGATCGTCACACTACGGCGCGTTGTCAGTCTGGCTGCAAGCCCAGGCACGGGTGAAGACGCTCAAACGGTTGCGGCCGTCTGTATTTTGGCCGCGTCCCAAGGTGACCTCCGCCATTGTGCGACTGCTGCCCGATGCGAAGTTGAAAAAGCGGATTTTGGATCGCGATTTCTTTCAAGATTTCGTCCGCCGGCTCTTTCATCATCGTCGCAAATTGCTGCGGAGCGTGTTGGTGGGAATGTACCGTAAACAATTCAGCAAACCAGACATCGACTCCATTCTGGCCCCGTTCCAATTCAAGGAGACGGCGCGGGCGGAAGAGTTGGACGTCAAAACCTTGGTGGACTTAGCCGCCGCATTTCGCGCCGCATTAGATGTGCCGGCACGAATCGCAGCGGACCCCACATAA
- the guaB gene encoding IMP dehydrogenase: MKFSERLAYRGITFDDVLLEPAYSEVMPSEVDVSTWLTQNIPLHLPVISSPMDTVTESEMAIALAQEGGIGIVHKNLPIDRQALEVDLVKRSEHGVIVDPVTLPPSATVGEACEIMDSRNIGGVPITENGTLRGILTRRDLRFLESEATRISEVMTKDNLVTAGENTDLEEAQRILRENKVEKLLLVDENYQLRGLITIKDIDKNLRFPLASKDLRGRLRVGAAVGVHDFERVEALINKGVDVLVVDSAHGHSKNVLETVREIKRRWEIDVIAGNIATKEGARDLIDAGVDAVKVGIGPGSICTTRMISGVGVPQITAVASATEAAQDAGIPVIADGGIRYSGDIAKAIAAGAHTVMLGGLLAGLAESPGEQVLFQGRSFKRYRGMGSLGAMVKGSSERYRQSLSNDGAKTDKKLVPEGVEGRVPYKGPLHDFLYQLIGGLRAGMGYCGTRSISELRRDARFIQISAATVRENHPHDISITQEAPNYTVEHAPVDAG, encoded by the coding sequence ATGAAATTTAGCGAACGATTGGCTTACCGGGGCATTACTTTTGACGATGTGCTGCTGGAGCCGGCCTATAGCGAGGTGATGCCATCAGAGGTTGATGTCAGTACCTGGCTGACGCAAAATATTCCCTTGCATCTGCCCGTGATCAGTAGCCCGATGGATACGGTCACGGAAAGCGAGATGGCGATTGCCTTGGCTCAAGAAGGGGGCATTGGCATCGTACACAAAAACTTGCCCATCGACCGCCAAGCGCTCGAAGTCGACCTCGTCAAGCGGAGCGAGCATGGCGTGATCGTCGATCCGGTCACGTTGCCCCCCTCAGCGACGGTGGGGGAAGCTTGTGAGATCATGGATTCGCGGAATATCGGCGGAGTACCGATTACGGAAAACGGAACTTTACGCGGCATCTTAACACGCCGCGATTTGCGGTTTCTTGAGTCGGAAGCGACGCGGATCTCGGAGGTTATGACCAAAGACAACTTGGTCACCGCGGGAGAAAACACCGACTTGGAGGAAGCGCAGCGGATTTTAAGAGAAAATAAAGTCGAGAAACTCTTGCTGGTTGACGAAAATTATCAACTGAGAGGGTTAATAACGATTAAGGACATTGACAAGAATTTGCGGTTTCCACTGGCGTCCAAAGATTTGCGAGGACGCCTGCGTGTGGGGGCCGCCGTCGGTGTCCACGATTTCGAGCGCGTTGAAGCTTTGATCAACAAAGGTGTCGACGTGCTCGTGGTTGATAGCGCGCACGGTCATTCCAAGAACGTTTTGGAGACCGTACGGGAAATCAAACGGCGTTGGGAAATTGATGTAATTGCGGGAAATATCGCCACCAAAGAAGGCGCCCGTGATTTGATTGACGCTGGAGTGGACGCGGTGAAGGTGGGGATCGGCCCCGGTAGCATTTGCACGACGAGAATGATTTCGGGCGTCGGTGTACCGCAGATTACCGCGGTAGCCAGCGCGACGGAGGCTGCACAAGACGCCGGAATTCCGGTGATCGCCGATGGAGGAATTCGATACAGCGGAGATATTGCCAAGGCAATCGCCGCCGGAGCGCACACCGTCATGCTGGGCGGTTTGCTGGCCGGTTTGGCGGAGAGTCCCGGAGAACAGGTCCTGTTTCAAGGCCGCAGTTTTAAACGGTACCGGGGAATGGGATCGTTGGGGGCGATGGTCAAAGGCAGTAGCGAACGTTACCGCCAAAGCCTGTCGAACGACGGTGCAAAGACGGACAAAAAGTTAGTACCTGAAGGAGTTGAAGGCCGAGTCCCTTACAAAGGGCCTCTGCATGATTTTCTCTATCAATTGATTGGGGGCCTGCGTGCTGGCATGGGTTATTGCGGCACGCGGTCAATCTCCGAGTTGCGGAGAGACGCGCGATTCATACAGATTTCCGCGGCGACGGTGAGGGAGAACCATCCGCATGACATTAGTATCACACAAGAAGCACCAAACTACACGGTGGAGCACGCTCCGGTGGATGCCGGCTAA